The following proteins are encoded in a genomic region of Alphaproteobacteria bacterium:
- a CDS encoding DUF6647 family protein, with product MARLLAGLLLVLSCMGCAAQSRNSGDIPINKELIGKLQAWIERETGYKAANQPIVVSSTDKFRQVMALNGALLSSGVALYIPGMIVLNNDDGGGGHDVVEISLLLHELVHHAQLFSKKQYQCNNAKEYEAYTLQNKWLAQQGESAFASRAWIMKMAYCDTPDPPALKAWAARSDPADRKNSVKKGRKAKKKHSMIVVHPQRH from the coding sequence ATGGCAAGGCTTCTCGCCGGACTGCTGCTGGTCTTGAGCTGCATGGGCTGTGCGGCGCAATCCAGGAATTCCGGCGATATTCCGATCAACAAGGAACTGATCGGCAAGCTGCAGGCATGGATCGAGCGCGAAACCGGATACAAGGCGGCCAACCAGCCGATCGTCGTGTCGAGCACGGACAAATTCCGGCAGGTGATGGCCTTGAACGGCGCGCTGCTCAGTTCCGGTGTTGCCTTGTATATCCCCGGCATGATCGTTCTCAACAATGATGATGGCGGCGGCGGCCATGACGTGGTGGAAATCAGCTTGTTGCTGCATGAGCTCGTGCATCACGCGCAACTTTTCTCCAAGAAACAGTATCAATGCAATAACGCCAAAGAATATGAGGCCTATACGCTTCAGAACAAATGGCTGGCGCAGCAGGGCGAATCCGCTTTCGCCAGCCGGGCGTGGATCATGAAAATGGCGTATTGCGACACGCCCGATCCCCCGGCATTAAAAGCATGGGCCGCGCGTTCGGATCCAGCGGACAGAAAAAACAGCGTGAAAAAAGGACGGAAGGCGAAGAAAAAACACTCCATGATCGTCGTCCATCCCCAGCGTCATTAG